One stretch of Leadbetterella byssophila DSM 17132 DNA includes these proteins:
- a CDS encoding MFS transporter yields the protein MKIEPQKRRWLIIAVIFLAIVFNYVDRQLVSILKPMLKGEFGLDDAGYALIVNVFTVCYAVMYPVTGWLVDRFGEKMVMFYGVIIWSLACIGGGLASTVKQFSFFRGLLGVAEPTNFPAQLKVVTVWFPGKLRATANSFCVAGSSIGAIIAPPLIAWLALTYNWKVAFIAMGAVGILIAILWKIVYVSPPASVSESEGIKDDGIKFSWPQLWKTRSLWGVILIRFVSDPVWYFCLFWLPGYLQESSGLTLAQIGMFGWIPFLVADLGAIGTSSWSDKMVRGGKEPLKARMIMLSTVAALGPLCAFTPFATSPWVTLLLFSLVAVACLSWLFSISVVIAEAFPVGNVASVLGIAGGFGAVGAVVFNYFVGQLMGSIGSEKIFLTMAVMHPLAVLLLWTMIRKEKPNVE from the coding sequence ATGAAGATTGAACCTCAAAAGAGACGCTGGCTGATCATCGCCGTTATTTTCCTGGCGATTGTATTTAATTATGTTGATAGACAATTAGTGTCCATTCTTAAACCCATGTTAAAAGGGGAGTTTGGTTTGGACGATGCAGGTTATGCGTTGATTGTCAATGTTTTTACGGTTTGTTATGCTGTGATGTATCCGGTAACCGGATGGTTAGTAGACAGATTCGGAGAGAAGATGGTGATGTTTTACGGGGTGATCATCTGGTCTCTGGCTTGTATAGGTGGTGGATTAGCTTCAACTGTAAAGCAATTTAGTTTCTTCAGAGGTTTATTAGGTGTGGCAGAGCCTACGAACTTTCCCGCTCAGTTAAAGGTAGTGACAGTTTGGTTTCCGGGTAAATTAAGGGCTACGGCTAACAGCTTTTGTGTAGCTGGGAGCAGTATTGGGGCAATTATTGCTCCGCCTTTGATTGCATGGTTAGCTTTAACCTACAACTGGAAGGTAGCTTTTATAGCTATGGGTGCCGTAGGTATCTTGATTGCTATACTGTGGAAAATCGTATATGTGTCTCCACCTGCTTCTGTTTCTGAAAGCGAAGGTATTAAAGATGATGGAATAAAGTTTTCCTGGCCTCAACTGTGGAAGACTCGCAGTTTATGGGGGGTGATATTGATCCGCTTTGTAAGTGATCCGGTTTGGTACTTCTGTTTGTTCTGGTTGCCCGGATACCTTCAAGAGTCTTCCGGTCTTACTTTAGCACAGATAGGTATGTTCGGTTGGATACCATTTTTGGTAGCTGACTTAGGAGCCATTGGAACTTCTTCATGGTCAGATAAAATGGTGAGGGGAGGTAAGGAACCATTGAAAGCAAGGATGATCATGTTAAGCACCGTGGCTGCATTAGGACCTCTGTGTGCTTTCACACCGTTTGCTACATCTCCATGGGTCACACTATTACTGTTTAGTTTAGTAGCAGTGGCTTGTTTAAGTTGGCTATTCTCCATCAGTGTTGTAATAGCGGAGGCTTTTCCTGTGGGTAACGTAGCTTCTGTACTTGGTATCGCGGGAGGATTTGGAGCTGTTGGTGCAGTGGTGTTTAACTATTTTGTAGGTCAATTGATGGGCTCCATAGGCTCAGAAAAGATATTTTTAACTATGGCGGTGATGCATCCTTTAGCGGTGCTGCTACTTTGGACTATGATTAGAAAAGAAAAACCAAATGTTGAATAA